Genomic DNA from Setaria italica strain Yugu1 chromosome V, Setaria_italica_v2.0, whole genome shotgun sequence:
ACTGTCAGATCATCATAAAATCCAATGctgtatattcttttttttagattaacgtgggaatttctaAGCCATCTCGGCGAAAGTGGaggcttcttttaacactattgtattaagataatagatagatAAGGAAAATTTTCCTATGCTCTCGGCCTCGCCCGTTGCAAGTGCATTTGGGAAATTACAAGCAAATGTTTTATAGCCTTGCTACTGTGGTGTTCTTTCGATGGAAACGAAATTCCATTGACTCAGTGCAGCACGCGGTATATTTGGACGACATACGACATACcccttccatttcaaattataggtcgttttaactttgtaggttcatagatatttgtatacatctaaacatacactatatttagatgcatacaaacatctatatatctagacaaaatgatctgcaatttggaacggagagagtagtgACGTATATTTGAGTACAAACTCGTAGGTGGAGCATGTTGGCTACCAACTTACTAGATTCTACCTCTAGATCGACCAAAATTTTCCACCTCTAGATCCACGTCATTTGCACCATGTGTCTCGAAGGTGGTGCAAGGGCTCACTATTCTCCCTCCTCACCTGCAAGATCGTTGCAGCTTCTCATGGTTCATACATCGGCATGAATAATACCTTCGAAATAGGGATCATCAAGGCATCAGCACATGCCGAAATAAATTCAAAGTCTTCAGCGAACTCAAAACGAACACAGGCGCTCAACTATATCATCATCTAGCAAATTGGTACATGAGCACCATAGTATTTCGATGGCACGATCATGCCAATTTATGCATTGGCATGTACAAACAAACCACGACCAAACTGCACATTAACACGTCCATTCCCAGGCTCCCAGCATCTGCAAACCTCTGTTCTGCTCAATTACTGACAGTACAAGGTAACGATCATCTCGTTGTAAGCTCGGCCATctgaatgatgacctgagtcGTGGTCATTCACTCCTCGCCGAAGACGGCCTCCCAGACGTCCTCGAAGGCGGCGAGGATGGCCGGGTGGTGGCGCAGGGAGTTGAGCGAGAGGTACGACCCCAGGAGCTCCTCCATCTGCCCCACGCTGCCAATGCGCCGCTccaccaccatctccaccaTCGAGCTACGGAAATCCAAGTACGGGTTGCTCGAACGCTTCaccaccgccatggccgcgccgctCTCCTCCGCCGCAGCGCCCATCGGCTTTCTGACGTCGTTGcccctcttctcttccttcctcctctcgtcGTATCCCCTGTGCTTCCTCGTCTCCACCGATACCAGCGGCTGGAAGGCGTCGGCGGCCGGTGCTGGCTCGCCGGTTCTTGGCaacgcgcgccgcggcgcgcggcgagccgTGGTGTTCCCGTGGCTCTTCCTCGTGGCGTTGCGGTAGAACTCGGAGGAGTCGGACGAGAAACTGAGGGACGAGAAGAGCGTCCTCGTctcggcctcctcgccgccgcggccctccccgtcgctgctgctgctgaacgGCGCGACCTCGTCGTCCGTCGCGGTGGAGGAGAACGACGACCAGCTGTACGGCGCGGCCGTGCCCCTGCtgggccgccgcgcgcggccccaggaggaggacgacgacgacaggtGCCGCCTCGACGCCGACGGGGACCGCGCCGCGGAAGGCTTGCCCCTCCCCTTGCCCGGCCTCCTGACGTCCCTCGCCGGCACCGAGAGATGCTGCAGGAGCGGCGCGTCGGAGTGGACGGAGCGCCGGCCCGAGGCGGCCGCTGCCCCTCCGGTACAGTCTACGGATATGTGGACGAGCGACGCGCTccgggtccggcggcggcggcggcgcgggtggacggcggcgccgtcgaccTTGGGCCGCTCGTAGGTGCAGGGTGTGCAGAAGTACGGGGAAGGCGGCGCTTCCGGCTGGCGGGAGGAGTAGTCGTCGCTGGCCCTGGCGAGGCTGACGAAGGCCGCGCCCGAgttggcgccgccggcggctgtTGCAACGGACGTGGTGTTGGTGGTGCAGGAGGAGCGCGTGAGGATCTGCGCCAGGCGCTGCTtcaggcggccgccggcgctgtcCCGGCGATGGGGGCTCTTGTCCATGAACGGAGTGTGCATTGCAGTGGGAGGGAGCCGGGAGGAATGAACGATGGGGTTGATGTGAACTTGCCGAGACGGCGAGACGCGTGTCTTGTCTTTGGTGTACCTCACTGGCTGACACTCACACTCACCTCGCAGCTTCTTGCCTTcgccttagggcctgtttgggaagggggtgttaaagtttaacaccccctttttaacagattttaacacttttggttgccaaacacaagtgttaaagatgaagtgttaaaatttaacacccctcttttcataaacacatggagggggtgttaaaatgtgctaaaggtgttaaaagtggtccccctccccact
This window encodes:
- the LOC101754894 gene encoding uncharacterized protein LOC101754894, whose translation is MHTPFMDKSPHRRDSAGGRLKQRLAQILTRSSCTTNTTSVATAAGGANSGAAFVSLARASDDYSSRQPEAPPSPYFCTPCTYERPKVDGAAVHPRRRRRRTRSASLVHISVDCTGGAAAASGRRSVHSDAPLLQHLSVPARDVRRPGKGRGKPSAARSPSASRRHLSSSSSSWGRARRPSRGTAAPYSWSSFSSTATDDEVAPFSSSSDGEGRGGEEAETRTLFSSLSFSSDSSEFYRNATRKSHGNTTARRAPRRALPRTGEPAPAADAFQPLVSVETRKHRGYDERRKEEKRGNDVRKPMGAAAEESGAAMAVVKRSSNPYLDFRSSMVEMVVERRIGSVGQMEELLGSYLSLNSLRHHPAILAAFEDVWEAVFGEE